Proteins encoded in a region of the Euleptes europaea isolate rEulEur1 chromosome 3, rEulEur1.hap1, whole genome shotgun sequence genome:
- the LOC130474654 gene encoding interferon-inducible GTPase 5-like, producing the protein MGAAISRVVVRQELENMKADLENKSLQDVIKQSQEDLKLLENSALDIAITGVSGAGKSSLVNALRGMTDYEKGAAETGEVETTTEPKKYPHPTFSKVAIWDLPGIGTSQFEAKEYLKKVNFKEYDCFIIVASNRFTENDVFLAREIHKMRKKFYYVRTKVDVSIDSEKRKPDFSEEKCLEEIRKYCCDNLKKEGESNPQVFLISRWDLNMYDFPFLQVTLENDLDGLKREALILAMPAFSKEVLKKKKAAVEVHIRNVALVSCGIGAIPVPGLSLACDLGILVATMRHICKVFGLDEDSLHRLANRVGIPVDVLRSAIKKSPMASQITKEFVLDLLTKSLVCGTLMAVEFVLDFVPVLGSLTGGGLSFVTTFYILENFLYDVAEDAENVRAKAAEFQPELSAKKHTE; encoded by the coding sequence ATGGGTGCTGCCATCTCAAGAGTAGTCGTAAGACAGGAATTGGAAAATATGAAGGCTGATTTGGAAAACAAAAGTCTTCAAGATGTGATAAAACAAAGTCAAGAAGACCTGAAGTTATTAGAAAACTCTGCTCTTGACATCGCCATCACAGGGGTTTCAGGGGCTGGTAAATCATCCCTTGTCAACGCCCTGCGAGGAATGACAGACTATGAAAAAGGTGCAGCTGAGACTGGGGAGGTGGAAACAACAACAGAGCCAAAGAAATATCCACATCCCACATTCTCAAAAGTTGCAATATGGGATCTACCAGGCATTGGGACATCTCAATTTGAAGCAAAGGAATACCTGAAGAAGGTGAATTTTAAGGAGTATGATTGTTTCATCATCGTTGCCTCAAATCGCTTCACTGAGAATGATGTCTTCCTGGCCCGTGAAATTCATAAAATGAGGAAGAAATTCTACTATGTGCGCACCAAAGTGGATGTCAGTATAGATTctgaaaaaagaaaaccagacTTCAGTGAGGAGAAATGCCTGGAAGAGATTAGGAAGTACTGCTGTGATAATCTGAAAAAAGAAGGAGAATCTAATCCACAAGTTTTTCTCATCTCCAGATGGGATTTGAATATGTATGATTTTCCCTTCCTGCAAGTGACTTTGGAGAATGACTTGGATGGTCTCAAGAGAGAGGCTTTAATTCTGGCTATGCCAGCTTTCTCCAAAGAAgtcctgaagaagaaaaaggctgCTGTGGAAGTCCATATCAGGAATGTAGCCCTTGTGTCTTGTGGCATTGGGGCCATTCCTGTCCCTGGCCTCTCTCTTGCCTGTGATCTTGGCATCTTGGTGGCAACCATGAGACATATCTGCAAGGTCTTTGGCTTGGATGAAGATTCCCTCCATAGACTTGCAAACCGGGTTGGCATACCTGTTGATGTCTTGAGATCAGCTATCAAAAAGTCTCCGATGGCCAGCCAAATCACCAAGGAATTTGTACTTGATCTGTTGACAAAGTCATTAGTGTGTGGAACACTGATGGCAGTCGAATTTGTTCTTGATTTTGTACCAGTGTTGGGCTCTCTAACTGGTGGAGGGCTTTCTTTTGTAACTACCTTCTACATCCTGGAGAACTTTCTGTATGATGTTGCGGAAGATGCTGAGAACGTCCGGGCAAAAGCTGCAGAGTTCCAACCTGAGTTAAGTGCCAAGAAACACACAGAGTGA